ttgttggtAACCCTTTACAATGATCagtacttctacagcatttattaatattatttaatgctaatttcaacatttgctaatacattattaaaatcaaaagttgtatttgttaacattaattaatgcactgtgaactaacctgaacaaacaatgaaccaCTGTATTTAGCATTAACtaagatgaataaatactgtaacaaatgttaGAAAGTGAGgccttattgtaaagtattaCCATTTTGTGTTATATTAGTAATTACCCCAAGCAGTTttctatttattgtttttgattttaagtagttttacaatttttattaaaattttcAGATTGTATAATGTTGATGTTTACCGaataattaattcaaatttTGCCATACAATTTCCCAGTTTGGAGAAGAACCGGATGCCAAATCTTTTTGGTCAAGGTCCTGAGCGTTCCACTTTTGAGTACCTGGCACATAAGGTGATGAATCAAAGATGATTTAAAATGCTTATGACTCTCCTACAAATACTGAATTGCTTTATACTCTCTCTTTTGCCTTCTAGTTTGGCTGGCCACACAGAATGATCATGTCTAATCTGTGGCTCTTCTCTTCACTGCTCAGCGGGTAGGCCACATTTTTTGCTCAATACAGTAACTGAGTGTAATGCTCTTATCTGATCTGATCTTTTAAATCATATTTGCAGTATTTTGGAAGGACAGCCTGACACAAATGCCTTTGTGAGGACAACAACTGCCGTCACAATGTTTAACTCGGGTGTGAAGGTGGGCTGTCATTCacattcataattttttttgtttatacacaaatttacataaaaatactCTGAGCATGAATAGATATCTGactaattctctctctctctgtctgacaGATTAATGTAATGCCGGCATATGCGGAGGCTTTCGTCAATTTCCGTATTCACTCCTCCCAGACCTTGCAGGAGGTGAGAGGTCACGCTGTAAAGCTACAGCATTAGCACATTAAGTCAGCTCACACTTTTAACTAGATttgcaacaaaaacaacaaaggaAGTTTTAGCCCAACCTACAGATACTGAAATATATAGATACAAAACCTAAATACAGATAGACATTCAGTGTTGGagagttactttttaaagtaatgcgTTGCAAATATTGCATTATTCCCTAAAAAAAAAGTAGCTAATAgcattagttactttttatggaaagtaatgcTGTTACTTTTGCATTAGTTTTTCTCACCTGAGCTGGGcttgctttttttgtttaacaacaaaattaaaattgacACATGTTAAGGCCCTTTAACACAAGAAGTAAAATATAAGGATAAGAATAAGCCTCAGActgaaggaaatgcaaattcGCACCGGTACAGTAGAGGGtacagctcaaacaaacctttcaaaGAAATGCAGAAGAAAGTTCAACACTCTTTCTACagcattaaaaagaagaaaacatttAACACAACTGGTATGTTTAACCAAAGTAATTTTTCCTTATTCGTATAGTTAACTTGGATCATTGAAGGCAAGACATTGgctaataaagtgagattaaatacataaagtatatttgtgttgtttaaagggttagttcacccaaaaatgaaatttatgtcataaatgactcaccctaatgttgttccacagccgtaagacctccgttcatcttcagaacacagtttaagatattttatatttagtccgagagcgtatggaaGTAAAtgcagaaagggaataaaaacatcatcaaagtagtcatggggcatcagttagttaattagaatctcttgaagcatcgaaaatacattttggtccaaaataacaaaagctaCGACTTTAGTCAGCATTGtgttctcttccgtgtttgttttcaatcctcaaataaagattagaacggttatgaatcagcgtatcgattcatgattcggatcgccagtgtcacgtgatttcagcagtttgacacgcgatccgaatcacgaatcaatacgctgattcatgaccgttcaaatctttgtttggggattgaaaacaaacagggaagagaagacaatgctgaataaagtcatagtttttggtAGTTTTGGACCAAAGTGTATTTTTGCAAATATTATATTTTGCAATTGCTGTTGGTTACATTTTGAATAATGAACATTCTACTGCAGATTTTCAGACTTTAATATATTTCTTAAAGTTGACTAAAACCAAAAGTTAATTAATACCCCATTCATTTTCTAAAGGTTCTAAAGCTGATTGAATCCATAATATCTGATGAGCGTGTGACGGTCAAGTTTGTGAGTGGATTTGACCCACTGCCAATCAGTTCCTATGATGACGATACATTTGGGTACCAGATCATAAAGAAAACGGTGCACGACATTTTCCCTCAGGTCACTGTATCTCCTGGTAAGGCTTTCAGCATTGTCATCATTGTCATAAAGGGTTTGAGTGCCCCTTACAGACATCATTGACTCATGAAGAGCTTCACCCACTCTTAGTTCAGTCAGCAAACCATCAGATTTCCTCTCACAGGTATCTGTGTGGGTAACACTGACAGCCGGCACTACACAGAACTGTCTCCGGATATTTATCGCTTTGCCCCCTCATGGTACAAACCCGGTGACTCTGCGAGGTAGGACACACAGAAATGGTACTCCTGCTGAAGCTGTAAAAGAAACTAAATATTAAACTGCTTATACTTCTCTTTAGATTCCATGGTGTGAATGAGAGAATCTCCATCCAAAACTATGAAGAGATTGTGCTGTTCTACTTTCAACTCATGCAGAATAGTGACATTAGGAAGTTGCCGGCACCTCGCACCTAAAATAAACAGATGTCATGCTTTGGAATTTATAAGCTTTGTTCTGACTAAATTAATTTGAATATAAAATCTGTATGAAACCGATTGTATTCTGTATTTATGTATAGTACCATACAAAAGTTTGaagtcagatttttttgtttaaaaagaatacttttattctgcaGGGATGCATTAatatgatcaaaagtgacagtaaatatatttataatgtaaaaGCAGGTTCTATTCATCAATTTGCATAAAatatacaactgttttcaaaaaaTACTGGAGTAATGAGGCTGAATatacagctttgccatcacacaAATAACATACATTTCACAAAATATTAGTTACAATATATTAgagttatttaaattgtaataatattccaccattttatgtgttttattatatatatatatatatatatatatatatatatatatatatatatatatatatatatatatatatatatatatatatatatatatatataatatatagtcttgttcaaaataatagcagtacaatgtgactaaccagaataatcaaggtttttagtatattttttattgctacgtggcaaacaagttaccagtaggttcagtagattgtcagaaaacaaacaagacccagcattcatgatatgcacgctcttaaggctgtgcaattgggcaattagttgaaaggggtgtgttcaaaaaaatagcagtgtctacctttgactgtacaaactcaaaactattttgtacaaacatttttttttcctgggatttagcaatcctgtgaatcactaaactaatttttagttgtatgaccacagttttttaaaactgcttgacatctgtgtggcatggagtcaaccaacttgtggcacctctcagctgttattccactccatgattctttaacaacattccacaattcattcacatttattggttttgcttcagaaacagcatttttgatatcaccccacaagttctcaattggattaaggtctggagattgggctggccactccataacattaattttgttggtttggaaccaagactttgcccgtttactagtgtgttttgggtcattgtcttgttgaaacaaccatttcaagggcatgtcctcttcagcatagacctcttcaagtattttaacatatgcaaactgatccatgatccctggtatgcgataaataggcccaacaccatagtaggagaaacatgcccatatcccGTGcccatgcatatatatataaacgtgcccattgggggtcgtctcacaaactgcctgtggcccttggacccaaaaagaacaattttactctcatcagtccacaaaatgttcctccatttctctttaggccagttgatgtgttctttggcaaattgtaacctcttctgcacatgccttttttttaacagagggactttgcgggggattcttgaaaatagattagcttcacacagacgtcttctaactgtcacagtacttacaggtaactccagactgtctttgatcatcctggaggtgatcattggctgagcctttgccattctggttattcttctatccattttgatggttgtcttccgttatCTTCCAcatctctctggttttgctctccattttaaggcattggagatcattttagctgaacagcctatcattttttgcacctctttataggttttcccctctctaatcaactttttaatcaaagtacgctgttcttctgaacaatgtcttgaacgacccattttcctcagctttcaaatgcatgttcaacaagtgttggcttcatccttaaataggggccacctgattcacacctgtttctacacaaaattgatgacctcagtgattgaatgccacactactattttttttaacacacccctttcaactaatttaactaattgcccaattgcacagccttaagagcgtgcatatcatgaatgctgggtctcatttgttttctgacaatctactgaacctactggtaacttgtttgccacgtagcaataaaaaatatactaaaaaccttgattattctggttagtcacattgtacttctattattttgaacaagactgtatatacacacacacacatacatgtagaccactgcaattttttcttaaatcagcatATCTACAAGTATGGAAGCTTTCCCATTCCAGTGGCTGTTGAATTCCAATACAGGCACACCTCATTCTACTGAATGAGGTGCTGATTAGGTGATTACCTGAACCAAATCTTATTTAATAaggaaaagtattaaaaaacacttCTGTGTTCATCACTATCCTTTTGCAGTAGGACAAGCTGGAAGGCAAAAACAGTGCTAGTAGTACCTCAAAAGTAATTGGAAtcaaaaaaataactatttaccatgccaaaaaagttgaaaaggaaagttttgagtgaggaaaagaagggctcaattctggctttactggcagagggatacagtgagcgtcgggttgcttccatccttaaaatttcaaagacgccggttcataagaacaaggtcaagcagcagacattggggacaacaaaGCTACAGACCGGCAGAGGGCGAAAACAACTCCACTGACCGGAATGACCGCCAACTCATTAACCGTAGGATGACATCAAGTGATctacaaaaagaatggcaaaaggcaGCTGGGTGAAGTGTACGGCGAGGACGGTTCAAAACAGGCTCCTGGGGGCAGGGCAAATTCGTGCAAAGCTAGATAAAAAACCCTTCATTaatgagaagcaaagaagagccaacctgaggtttgcaagagaccataaggattggactgtagAGGATTGGAGTAAGGTCGTCATCTCTGATGAGtccaattttcagctttgtccaacacCTGGTTGTCTAATGGTAAGACAGAGGCCTTGAGTGGATCTCGTACCCACTGTGAGATTTGGTGGAGGATCTTaatttttccagagctatatataatgcagccttgttgagcataaaatacttattttaaaaacataaaaaatcttacagaccccaaactttgaaAAATTACTGTAGATATATTTCCTCAATTTGCTTGAAATGatgcttgtaaataaataaataattttctttaAATTCTTTTCTATAGTATCTTTCTATAGTTATTCCATGGGTgagttacattttaaataaaaattagtaCGTTGCATGCCATACCAGTGTAAATATAAGATAGAAGTAAAATGAATTGCCATTCATGAGGTTTACCTGCAGAACAGTGTTTacaattatttttgttatagTTATTTTATGTTGAACCTGTCCACGTAAAATGTGCCTTCCAGTATTTCAGTTATCAGAGTATCTCAGAATGAAGTACATCTGGCCAGCTAGGTTTGCAGTTTGCTCACAGACTCTGATCGTCTACACAGATTTTGCTCCTATCCACTTATCCTATTCACTATACAGAATATCTTAGGTTTCAGGTAATTGCattttatgtaatatttcacaagtAGTCTTCTGTATGTTAGAGTTTGTATTTTTGACTTTGCTCTCTCACACTGTCAatgattaatatttaaatgttacatGAAAAGGACCAGTATTCAGATGTTTATGGAGGATTGTTGCCCTAAACAGAACGAATGTACACTCCTGCAGTCATCAAGATACAGAGAGCAGATAAAGACTACTCCAAAAGGACCTTTTGACACAGTCTGTATGTAGTTTATAACCTCTAATGTGTTTTACCGTTGTTTCATTGCTCTCATTTGTGCCAAAATCCAGTCAATATTTTCCCTGGTTGTGTTGAATGTAACCTTGAAAGAAAGTACAGATCTAAAAAGAATGATAAGATTACAAATAACTGACTGCAGATTAAATAGACAGTACTAGCATTTGCAGTGCAACTTTATATATAAGAATTATACAAGAATGAATAATGAGCTGTGTCTCTAAACTATGTTATATTACTCCTTATATTAAGTCAAGCCTTTTAGAAAGAACACACAAATCTTATGCACAAGCAGTCATTCACTTATTTCCCTATTTTCTGTCTCTTGTTGCCTGTACTCTTGTATCACCTGCCATTTATAATTTTGCCTtgattattgtttttgttttttaaatagtcACATTGGCCACATTACTGAATGTTTTCaaaactgtaatgaagaaacaATATATGCTAATGGTCTCACCAGTGTTGTTATTGTCAACTAAACATATTTGTTtcattaattgaaataaagctgcaataaaatataaatgttacgTGAAAAACTTTAACTTAACGTTAAATGGAAATAAGAAATGTAACCTTAGCAacaaactgaaataaaacaagTTTAAGTTAAAGCATTAAAATTACTAAACCTgctataaaataaacaatttttaaaaaaaaataaataaatactataatagtatataaacaAACAGTGATGCACTGGAGATGGAGGAGACAGGCAACCATGGCTCATTACCATGCGGTTCTAATCCACAGCCACAGAGGGCGCTCGTGCTGCGCCATCGGTGAGGTATTAGATAAACATGAACCCCTGATTATGAAAAGACTCTTTCGTACTTCCTGAAACATGACAGGCTTTAGCACTCATTGGaaattatttaagttttttaaagTGCTGCTGTTTAGTGTCATATTTTCGATTACAGTTTTGTTCCTTATAGCCACAGTTAGGACGTTTACATTTGATGTGGACGCGGGGCTTCAGCTGGGTAAATGGGAAAATACAACAACCATTTCTCTTCATTTAAGTCCACAACAGAGGAAGAACCTTCTGGAAAATTTCAAAGGTAACAAACAACGTAGAAAAAAAGAGTCCGTCTCTCTAACGCGCAGTTTGACTTGAAACTCGCCACGTGACGTGAATAGATTTATCCGGAAGACATTTACTGTTAAAAGATTAGAAGGATGTGCTGCAgatattacaaatgtaattATATTGCACTGTTTCAAATGTCTTGTTTTCATCTCTTTCATAGCGGCTATACAGATTCCCACTGTGTCGTTTACTGAGACAAATGTGAGCACGAGTGCGCTGCACGAGTTTGACGGGCTGCTGAGGAGGGGTGAGAGACACCATGCGTTATACAACAGCGTCAAACAGTGCTGTCAACGCATTATTGCTGAAACCTTCCGCTAATTGGTGTCCCATTATCTTTCATAAGCAAGTAGACCATAAAAACATGTTGTTTGCTGAGAGAACTATGCCTTACAAGCTATTATGTGGAAGAAAATAAACACAACATGGCTTAACTGTACTAAATAGTTTACACAGTTGACAATCTATTGAATTGACAGTCAagacaaaacattttcattaaaaacttattttaatgatAAAACAATACACATTTTGAATTAAATCCGGTTGCCAGTCTGTTAACAATTCTCCCGTAATTTTAATGATTATCCATGTTGTCGGTCACTTAGGATTTTCCCCTTTAAAAATAGTTAATAATTTCATAGAACTGTGGCACACGGGGAGTGACATCATATGGACACTTTCTGCCATGTCACCCCCATCCCCCATTTTCTTTATCATTTTTTAAACACGTcttgtttttgttaatttatggcTACTTTTCCTAGAGTAATATTAGGTTTTGTACTGAGTAGAACTAAAGGACTGTTAATACTGTTTCTTTCTCAGCCTTCCCAAAGGTCTTCTCCTCCAGCCTGGTCAAACATGAGGTGGTTGGAAACTACAGCCACCTGTTCACGGTACCAGGGAGAGAGCCTGATCTGGAGCCGTACATGCTGCTGGCTCACATTGACGTAGTGCCGGCCGATGAGGCGGATGGGTGGGACGTCCCTCCTTTCTCTGCTCAAGAGCTCAATGGCTTCATTTATGGACGAGGAACCATCGACAACAAACAGTCTGTGATGGTACAGTGAATCAGCACTACATCATTCTTTATTGAAACAACTGCACATCTGTTCACTCCAAACCTGATAATAACTGTAATGGTGTGTGCTCTTGAAGGGGATCCTTCAGGCGCTGGAATACCTGCTGGAACGAGGTTACACCCCTCGGAGAAGCTTCTACATTGGTTTGGGTCACGACGAGGAGGTGAGTCTCAAGTGAATTGACTAATAGTCATTTCTGAAACTTATTTTAATGCACTTATTTATACGGTTAAATGTCAGGTGAATGGCTTACATGGTGCAGTCAATATTGTGAAGCTCCTGAAGAGTCGAGGGGTGAAGCTCCAGTATGTTTTAGATGAAGGCCTGGCAGTGCTGGACGGTGTCATAAGTGGTCTGGATGGACCTGCTGCCCTGTGAGACTGTTATTTTGAGCAACTCTACTAGCAGAGTCATTTAATTGTTGAATTAGTCTGTAATATTTcccctgtgtgtgttttgtagaATAGGCATCAGTGAGAAGGGTCAGGCCACAGTAAAGCTGAGTGTCAGCGGCGCTCCAGGACATTCATCCATGCCGCCTAGAGAGAGCAGCATTGGCATCTTGGCTTCAGCTGTCAGAAGGCAAGCAGAAACACCTGAACTATTATTGTAAAACAGCTGGAAATATTTCAATATGGATactttttcttattattaaatgttttgtttagtaATGTATTTATTGCTAACAAGTTATTCTCAAAACTACTGCATGGCAGCAGTATTAAACTGAGCTAAagaatttatattatatacacttctgaacaaaatcttaagaccaggggatgcattgcaagttttacacgtTTCGCACTTGTGGAACATAACCgtgttgtaagtgctgcttcaaaatgccagaagaagaaacaggagcaagagacaaaaaatagagagtaggcaatttattgaaaactgcatttaaactcaaacaggccgttcttcagctgatcaaaagttgtaaGACCATAGCACttaaaaaggtcaaatctgcTCAAAAAAATGGCTTTCATGTCATTTTCCTTCAAGCACTCATactgtcaagatc
This region of Pseudorasbora parva isolate DD20220531a chromosome 6, ASM2467924v1, whole genome shotgun sequence genomic DNA includes:
- the pm20d1.2 gene encoding N-fatty-acyl-amino acid synthase/hydrolase PM20D1.2 isoform X2, which gives rise to MAKGSWVKCTARTVQNRLLGAGQIRAKLDKKPFINEKQRRANLRFARDHKDWTVEDWSKVVISDESNFQLCPTPGCLMNECTLLQSSRYREQIKTTPKGPFDTVSAIQIPTVSFTETNVSTSALHEFDGLLRRAFPKVFSSSLVKHEVVGNYSHLFTVPGREPDLEPYMLLAHIDVVPADEADGWDVPPFSAQELNGFIYGRGTIDNKQSVMGILQALEYLLERGYTPRRSFYIGLGHDEEVNGLHGAVNIVKLLKSRGVKLQYVLDEGLAVLDGVISGLDGPAALIGISEKGQATVKLSVSGAPGHSSMPPRESSIGILASAVRRLEENPMPRLFGYGPERGTFEHLAHKFGLPLRFIMSNLWLFSPLLSRVLERKPDTNAFVRTTTAVTMFNSGVKINIIPAYAEAFVNLRIHSAQTLLEVVDLVKSTISDERVKVELVNGFDPLPISSYDEQAFGFQIIKKTVKIMFPQLTVAPGICVGNTDSRHYKDITRDIYRFAPSWFKPGDPQRFHGVNERISIKNYEEIVLFYFQLIQNNDIRKLPPPHSGQHEL
- the pm20d1.2 gene encoding N-fatty-acyl-amino acid synthase/hydrolase PM20D1.2 isoform X1, giving the protein MAKGSWVKCTARTVQNRLLGAGQIRAKLDKKPFINEKQRRANLRFARDHKDWTVEDWSKVVISDESNFQLCPTPGCLMNECTLLQSSRYREQIKTTPKGPFDTVSTVRTFTFDVDAGLQLGKWENTTTISLHLSPQQRKNLLENFKAAIQIPTVSFTETNVSTSALHEFDGLLRRAFPKVFSSSLVKHEVVGNYSHLFTVPGREPDLEPYMLLAHIDVVPADEADGWDVPPFSAQELNGFIYGRGTIDNKQSVMGILQALEYLLERGYTPRRSFYIGLGHDEEVNGLHGAVNIVKLLKSRGVKLQYVLDEGLAVLDGVISGLDGPAALIGISEKGQATVKLSVSGAPGHSSMPPRESSIGILASAVRRLEENPMPRLFGYGPERGTFEHLAHKFGLPLRFIMSNLWLFSPLLSRVLERKPDTNAFVRTTTAVTMFNSGVKINIIPAYAEAFVNLRIHSAQTLLEVVDLVKSTISDERVKVELVNGFDPLPISSYDEQAFGFQIIKKTVKIMFPQLTVAPGICVGNTDSRHYKDITRDIYRFAPSWFKPGDPQRFHGVNERISIKNYEEIVLFYFQLIQNNDIRKLPPPHSGQHEL
- the pm20d1.2 gene encoding N-fatty-acyl-amino acid synthase/hydrolase PM20D1.2 isoform X3, with the translated sequence MTGFSTHWKLFKFFKVLLFSVIFSITVLFLIATVRTFTFDVDAGLQLGKWENTTTISLHLSPQQRKNLLENFKAAIQIPTVSFTETNVSTSALHEFDGLLRRAFPKVFSSSLVKHEVVGNYSHLFTVPGREPDLEPYMLLAHIDVVPADEADGWDVPPFSAQELNGFIYGRGTIDNKQSVMGILQALEYLLERGYTPRRSFYIGLGHDEEVNGLHGAVNIVKLLKSRGVKLQYVLDEGLAVLDGVISGLDGPAALIGISEKGQATVKLSVSGAPGHSSMPPRESSIGILASAVRRLEENPMPRLFGYGPERGTFEHLAHKFGLPLRFIMSNLWLFSPLLSRVLERKPDTNAFVRTTTAVTMFNSGVKINIIPAYAEAFVNLRIHSAQTLLEVVDLVKSTISDERVKVELVNGFDPLPISSYDEQAFGFQIIKKTVKIMFPQLTVAPGICVGNTDSRHYKDITRDIYRFAPSWFKPGDPQRFHGVNERISIKNYEEIVLFYFQLIQNNDIRKLPPPHSGQHEL